The Actinomycetota bacterium sequence CTGAGCTGGAGGCCGAAGGCGAGGTTGTCCTCGACCGTCATGTGGGGGTACAGGGCGTAGTTCTGGAAGACCATGGCGATGTCGCGGTCCTTGGGGGGCATGTCATTGACCACCCGGTCCCCGATCCGGATCTCGCCCTCGGTGATGTCCTCCAACCCGGCGACCATTCTGAGGGCGGTGGACTTGCCGCAGCCGGAGGGGCCGACAAAGACCATGAAGTCGCCGTCGGGGATGTCCAGAGTCAGGGCGTTCACCGCCCGGACCCCACCGGTGTAGACCTTGGACACATCCTGCAGTTCGATGCGCGCCATGCGTCGATCTCCCTCCACCCGTGTCGGGCCGGCCTGTCGGCAGAGTCGCTCGGGCCGCCCTGCTGACCTGCGCAGACTTTACCCGACGAAGACAAGCAGAAACGCCATCCGGTGACGTCTCTGCCGACCTTGGCAGTAGCGTAGCCGCCCGCGATGTTCGATACCAGCGGAGGTCAGCAGGCGCGGGAGGTCAGGGCGCTACACTCCGCGCTCATGAGCCGGCGCATCGGGGTCATGGGCGGCACCTTCGACCCCATCCACCACGGCCACCTCGTCGCCGCCGAGGAGGCGCGCTGGCAGTTCGACCTGGACAAGGTGGTCTTCGTGCCCACCGGCCAGCCATGGCAGAAGCCGGTCGGGGTGAGCCCGGCCGAGGACCGCTACCAGATGACCGTGATCGCCACCGCCTCCAACCCGGACTTCACCGTCAGCCGCCTCGAGATCGACCACCCGGGGCCGACCTACACCGTCGACACCCTGCGCCGGCTGCGGGGCCAGCATCCCGAGGACACCCGCCTGTTCTTCATCATCGGGGCCGACGCGGTCCTCCAGATCCTCACCT is a genomic window containing:
- the nadD gene encoding nicotinate-nucleotide adenylyltransferase: MSRRIGVMGGTFDPIHHGHLVAAEEARWQFDLDKVVFVPTGQPWQKPVGVSPAEDRYQMTVIATASNPDFTVSRLEIDHPGPTYTVDTLRRLRGQHPEDTRLFFIIGADAVLQILTWKEPDQVLAQAELIAATRPGFDLDRLVSQVPGAPGRVHRMEIPALAISSSDIRARVARGAPFQYLVPDGVARYIHKHALYQPRGSA